The following is a genomic window from Eubalaena glacialis isolate mEubGla1 chromosome 18, mEubGla1.1.hap2.+ XY, whole genome shotgun sequence.
ACCTGTCTGAACTGAGCCTAGAGGAAGCTTCTCCTCCAGGACTTCACACCCTGACTCGGTTCTCCCAGTCCATCTGATGAATGAGATGACTGACATGGGAGGGGCTGGGTTGCGGGTGCTGGGATGGAGGAGCTTACCTGGTCCGAGCCTAGAGCCCACACCTGCACTCCATGCTTCCAGAAGGCCTGGAGCCGACCCCCGACCATAGCTGGGAGGAAAGCAGTGCCTGTTACCCTTGGCTTTCACTTAAGCCTCCAACCTGGACCCCGGACCCTATCATCCCGGCACATACCCACGGCCTCCACTGCTTCAGTCATGGGGATCTCTGGAGTTCGAAGCCCCCTGACTGGGGCCCCCTCTGGGGTCACCAGCTTCAGAGACCCTAGAAGGAGGTATAGCGGGGTCTTTAAGAGCAGTAAGCGGGACTTAGAAGGTTACGGAGGGACCAGACAATAAATTCAGCGTGAGAAGCAAAGCAGGACGGGCAAGGACTGGAGGGGCTCAGCGTTTCTGAGAGAGGTACGGGTTCTGGGGGTCGGAGATCTAGGAAtagtgggggaaagggagggaggaatgttCTTACCGTCCATCAACACCATCACCTTGTCTTCCTCGACCTGAGTCACCTGTACTGGTCCCTTGTGCTCTGCTTGAGAGGCGGGGGGGTTCAAGGACCCATTCCACCTCACTCCGCCTTTCCCAAGCAAGCGGGCTAAACCTCGCCCATCATAGAGTTCCCCACTCCCCTATCATCAATCTCACCAATTACATATACCCAATGTTCTCCCGCTCCCTCTCGTTTCAACCCCTTTCTCAATTACGCCTCAGGCTAAGCACTGTCCAGCCACCCAGACCCAACCCTCCCAAACTGATAAGCCCCACCCCTCCCAGAGCCTGCACCTGTGCTCATCTCGCCCAGCCAGCAGGAGAGCGCGCCGAAGCGCACGGTGTGGAAGAGCACCGACTTCGCCGGCCGCCCGGGGCTCACGCCGATGCACACGGCGGGCAGCTCGGAGCCTGGCCCGGTCAGCAGTGCAAACACCGGCAGAGGCGTAGGTAGCGGGAACAGCACCTGCTGCGGAACGCGCAGGGAGGGGCGGGCTCAGAGGAGGCTTGGGGCGGGGCCTGAGAGGGGGCGGGGTCTTGGAGGACAGTGGGCGTGGGGCTTCCGAAGTatttcctaagtattttcttGCCAAGAAACTTCAGTGGGTGAGGCCTCAGAGGGCTTAGAAATTGACGGGTGTGCCCTCAGAGTGGGCGTAGCTTCCGTTTGGGGGCATGCCGCCTTGGCGACAGAGAGGCAGGGCCCCCGGGGGCTGTGGCCCCAAAGGCAGTGAAGTCTCCTTAGAGCCTCAAAGAACCTGAATGGGGTCTCCTTagagatgggaggaggggcatAGGGCCTGAAGAATAATTAGGCCAGGGGTGAGAAGCGGAGCTGAAAGATCAGTGAGGAGCCTCCAGGTGGGCGGGGCCTTGGGGAGATTGGGGCGGGGCCTCGGGTGGAAGGCCGGGTTCGTGGAGCTCTCAACAGAAGCGTAGAGTGGATGGCCCTGGCCACCCAATCTGACAAAGTCCCCAGCGTCTGCAGGCTCCCTACCCGGACCAGCAGGAACTTGTTCATGGGCTGGTACCACTGAAGCAGGACCACGGATGTCTCCAATGCCCCACACAGGAAGGGGCCCCCGGAGCTCGTGCCCTCTGCTGTGGAGGTAAGGATGGGTTAGGGTAtatcctccctcccctgctccgcCCCCCAAAGGCCACACATCTTTCCCCGGGCTCTGTTCACCCTGCCTGAACTCTGCAATCCTCTCGGGTCGAGAGGGAGTCCAAGTCCcgcccctggccccgccccctctcTGCACACCCTTGGGGTTTTCTCTCACCCACACAGCACGCCCGGCAGCCTTTGGTGTCCTGGATCTTAGTGGAGACCATGTTCTTCCTGCAGAAGAAGGGAGGCGTGAATGGGGGGAGGGACGGCAGAAATGAGGCATTAGAGGGGTCAGAGGTGCCACTGCGGGCTGGTACCTTGCCAGTAGCCGGTGGGGgctaatgtgagcgatggggctTCCTGCTCTGGCCTCTTTCCGTTCCAGTAGGCCCAAGATGCTATGAGAATACAGGTGGGGGGTCTTTCCTGCAGTGCGTGTGTATGTAGGGGAAGCAGGCAGTTATAGGACACTGCACACTCCCACCTTTTCCCTGTCCCATCACTTGGCCCCATCCCTTTAAAATGCCCAAGGCTTCAAGTCTCAAGCacctttatttactcatttttcaCACAACATATTTTAAATGCCCACTgtaggccaggcactgtgcttggctCTGGTGAACAATGGTGAGTAAAATAATTACGTTCTCTACCCTCATGGTGCTTGTAGCCACATGACAAATGATGAACACTTAACCAGTCAGATGAAGTTACACACATtacaaaatttaagaagaaacatATCTACAAATTCTGCAAAAGTTTGTCATCACAGACTTTTGGCTTGGCGTCTCCTCATAAATTAGAAATTCTTTTACACAAAGTGTTTATAAAACAATGACATGTAATTTTAATCTACAACTTGCTCGCTCTATTTTAGTAAAGCATGGAACAAGTACTAACTGTCATCTGaacatcaaagaaatgtaaagacTGACTTCTTGTGGAAATTACCTCAAAACTGACTTGAGAGGTGGGTACTACTGtgggccccattttacagatggggaaactgaggctcagggagaagtCTCTTGCCCCAAGTCCCACAGTGGAAAAGTGGCTGGAGTTTGAACTGTAGGCTCTGTGAAGGGGGAGCCTAATTTTTTTTCAGCCATGCCCATCTATCTCCCAACCCCTTGACCCTTGACTCCTTAAGTTCTGacccaccctcccacccagccATAGCCAGACCTGAGAGAGACATGAGGACATTGTTGATAGAGTACACCCAGGTAGTCCGGCTAGAAAAAAGCTGCAGAGGAAGGGGAGATGGCTCCTGTAAGACCCCAGCAACCCCAACTCCAGCCCCCACCCTGGGCCCATCCTAGGTGCTGCCCCTCACCATCTCCAGCGTGGCCTCCTGATCATTTCGGTTCAGGATGAAAATGCCTTCCTCGGCCCCCAGGAGCAGGTGCTGGTCTGGGGAGCACAGACATGAGGATGCTGGGACCTGCCTCATCGTGGGGGACCTCCCAGACCCCACTATGGCCCCAAACACTGGTACTCTGTTCCCCAGCCCTGACCCTCAATTCTCTGCTCTCCCTCCAAACTGACACTTCCGGCCTCTGTTTCCCCAAATCTGAACTCAAACCCTGACCAGTTCCCCTGAGCTGATCTCACTCTCACCAGCCTCTGACCACCACTGGTTCTGGTGGTTCTTTCATCCCTGACTCGCAAATCCTGACCCTCTGTCCCCTCAATTCTGCCCCTAACATTAGATGTGACTCCCCGAATAGCCCTCTAAATTCTGTCCCTCTTTCTCCCCAGTTCTGGTCCCTGAATGCTAATCCTATCTCAACACTGATCCTCAGACAGCCCTACATATGGCTTTTTCTGTCCAGTGTGACCCCGAAAACTCTAATACTGTTTCCTTAACATTTATCCCTCACTGACCTTGTCTCCACATCTTTgatccccagactccctccctttCTGCTACATTCTAACCCCTAAAACTCCTGGCCCCAAAGTCCTGATCCCAGTCTCTCTACCATTAACCTACAACTGAGGTTAATGGGGTCCAACTGTCCTGGATCTTGTACCCCAAACTCTGACCTTTCTGCTATATCTGacagtcctttttaaaaatttatttagttagttagttagttaggccacaccgcacagcatgtgggaccttagttccccgaccagggatcgaacccgtgccccatgcagcagaagcgtggagtcctaaccactggaccaccggggaagtcccatatCTGACACTCCTGGCCTCCAAACTCTAATTTTCCTAGTCTTCACTCTCAAACCCATCTTCACTCTACCCATCTTTGATCCCTCAACTCCACCTGTaactcctggctctgcccctgcctcagctctgccactccctcccctcccctgtccctgccTTTGTGCCTTCCATTAAGGGCCCTCCCCGTCCCCGCCACCTTCTCCATGACCCTCCTGAATGCTCACCCTTGGTGGAGGGGTGCGTCCAGGCTGCCGTGCTGTGGATCCGGAGGGGGCAGCCATTGAATAACTTTACAAGAAGGGCACATCCCTGGGTGGGCCATGGGGGCGGGGCAGCAGCAGATCCAGCAaaagggaggaggggacaggaagGCGGGTGGTTAAGATTTGGAAGCGAGAGTGCcaaggttcaaatcctgcctctgcttcctcaAAGGTTTATACCTTGGAAAGCTACttacccctctgtgcctcagtttccccagtttGAAATGGGGGATAATACCTATCTCTACGACATCTACCGCTTTCTGTGAAGGTATACACCTTGTAAAGACACGAGATCGGTGTCTGGCACAGAGGAACTGCTCAACATATGTCACCTGTTATATTATTAGTCTTCCCAGCCCGACCCCCCGCACTCCCACCAGGCATCCCCAGCCCCATCCAGAGGTGAGAGTCCTCAGCATGGCTGGCCTCacctttctcttcatcttttctttcttggggGGCAACAGTGGGGGCTGGTCAGGCTCCCGGGGGGCTGGGTTCCAGAGTGAGGGTTCTGAGATGGGGTGGGGAAAATCAGCCCCCAAAACCCCcctacccctgccccaccccacctccgcccacctcccaccccagcctgccCTGTCACCTGAGTGGGCAGTTAGGTGGGGGCTTCgggtggctgggggaggcccAAGATGGGGGGTGCGTGGGGGAGGCCCACTGGCACATCGGACCAGCACCCCCGGGCTCAGCTGCCCCTCATCCCCAGTCCCCCCAGGACCCTCATCCGATGGAGAACGGAACTTGGGctttggagagagagaaggagggtggGGGAATACATTAGATGATCTGAGAGAGAGGGCGCCCTGCAATCTGCCTCCACCAGAACTGACAGTAGGTCACGGCTCTGACCTTCCCCACGATGTCCGTCCACCACTCCAGCCTTCCCCTCTAACCCACGCCCAACATCAACACATGCCAGCAACTAAAGGGTGAGTGCTGGATGCAGCAGGCGTTTCCAGGGACCAGCTACTGACCAGTGTCCATCGGGCTAAATATTTTGAGTCCCACCCCTAGGGTCAGGGTTACCACTTCCAGATCCCAATGTTCTTAACAACCCAGTCTTCCCAGACTTCAAAGGACCCGGCATCCCAGACTCCAGCCCTAGAGGGCTCAGTATCCCAGCATCTATGGACTCTGGCCTCCTGGCCCCCTGGCCCCCAGCTCTGACCCAGGGCCTTACCTTGGGGGGCAGCGGAGGAGGTGTGTCTtctgcaggggtggggctggaacaCAAAGATGGGGTAAGCAGGTGCGGGTGTGGGGAACAAGCACTGGGGAGGGTTGGGGCCAGAGGTCTGAGCTCAGGAGGCTCAGGGGTGACGTGGTCTGGGCTGGGGCTGAGGGCTAAAGGACTGATAGCCATGATGATAATAGTAACAGCAACTCTTGGATATCGAGTGCTGACAATGCATCAAGTCTCTGCATCTTCACGCCCGCCTAGGAACACAGATCATGTGAGCTCCTGGGGGTCAGGTTCTCACTTGGTGCCGGGCGCGCTGCCCGTGAGCCCATGACAGACGAGATGTGTGGAATGGAtgggtggggcctgaggctgacacaggcctggggctgggggagacgGGGGCCTGGGCCGACTGCTGGGGCTGAGGGCCTGACATGGGGGAAAGGTTCAGCCTGAGGCTGGGTGAGATGAAGAAGGATGAGGGCTGGGGGGTTGAGGGTTAGGGCTGCAGTTGAGGCCTTGGGGTGGGAGCAAAATCTGGCAGGAGCTGGGGACTGAGATGTAGCAGGGGTCCCAgggtggagtgggggtggggttgaGGGTCAGGAGTCCGGGGTGAAGGAAGGTGGGGGCATTGAGGGTCCAgtcaggggtcaggggtcagCGCTGAGTGGTAGAAGGAAAgcaggggctgaggctggggtcGGGGTGGAAGGAAGGCGGGGTAGGAAGGTGGGAGCTGGGTGGGGGCCTGTGGAGCTGTCTTACATGTCCACGTCGTCGTAGTCATCATCGGACTCTGACAGGTGCCTCCTGAGGACGGACAGGTATGAGCCTCGGGTGGTCCCCACATGtagcccagcctccctcccaccttgagGGTCCCTGACCTAGGACTGCTGCTCCTGAAGTCTCCAGGGGGCTGTAAGCGAACCTGCGGGATAGTAAAGGGTCAGCAGTggcccagggggaggggagggcggctGGGCGGCAGGGGAGGCATCTCACCGTGTCGGCTGTGGGTCTGGACTCCATGCCTCTGAGCTTCCTGAACTCCATGTGCCGCCCTGGGGGTAACACATAGTGAGCTGGGGACGTGGATTTGGGAACAGAAAGAGTAGAATTGGGGGTGGGGTCTGGGATCAGGGTCTTAGGACTGGAGCTGTCCCTACAGGGGAGGGATCTTGGTTTACAGGGGTCTCATTTGGGGGTCGGGGTTTGAGATCAGGGAGCTGGGGGCTCAGAATGGTTACAGAGTGTTTGTTTTGAGGTTCCACCTGGGTACCAAGGATCAGACAAAGATTTCTGAGGTCCCTGGGAGTCCTGGTGGTTGTGGGAAGTCTCAGGGGGTCTGTGTGCAGGACAGAGAGGTGGGGGTCTCTAGAGTCATTTTGTAGATCAGGTGGTGATGAGGTTTTCTCTGGGGTCTCCTGCGGGGTCAGATGGTGATGGGGGTCTCTGGGGTCTCTGGCAATCTGATGAGGGGGCATCTCTTGGATTATAGGGTCAGGTGTCCCCAAGCGTAAGGATTCTCTACTCACGACAGCAATCCGCGTCTGGGATCCCCAGAGAGCTGGAGCGATGGGTGGATCTGATCCGCCGAGGGATGGCGGGGGGGAGCTGGGCAGAGTGACGGCTGCATCAGGCCCATGCCCTCTAGCAGCCCTCACCACCCTGTGGGCCCAGCTTGGAGCCCTTGACCCTCCCATAACCTCTGTGCCTCCAGCCCTGTGCCAAGCTCCCCATCCTCACTGGCTTTTTTCCTTCTAAGAGAGGCAGCAAGGGGGTGCTCCAGGCAGGGGAACAGCGTGAGCAAAGTGGGGGGGCAGGTCCCTCACCTCAGGCTCCTCATCTTCAATCTCGCCAACAGGGGCCCCCTTCCCTGGGTTCCTCAGTTTGTCAAGAAGATCTACGATCAGGCCTCTGTTTAGCCCAGGCTGGGACACCAGTtgatgctgggggaggggaggagggtgtcAGCAGAcagagggctgggctggagaGAGAGGGTTGGGACGAGGGGCTGGAGAACCCATCTAAGGGAATCTGGTGGGGAAGTTGCCAgcagaggaagaaggcagggaATTACGGGGACCTGGGCGATTCTGAGGAGTCTGACGGGATTAGAAGAATTTAgggtaggggacttccctggcggtccagtggttaagagtccccgcttccactgcagggggcgcgggctCGATCGctagtcagggaaataagatccctcatgccgcacatcgcagccaaaaaaaaaagaatttagggtAGTTGGAGAATTCCAGAGGTGTCTTAGAGGGGACTGGAGTTCCCCTGGAATTCCAAAGCACACCCAGGAATGGGTCCTGAAGCCCTTGGGAATTTGTGAGTTTTAAGAACTCAGCGTATCTTGGACAAAGGTCTGGGATACAATTTGGAGAGTCTTGGGGATCCCTGGGGAATTTGGAGGGACTAGGGACTTTGAAAGGGCCATGAGGGTTCTGTGGAATGAAATTATCAACGTTCTAGGGAGCTGTGGGAGGCCCTGGGGGATTCCGGGGGTGAGTCTGGGAAGGCTTCTCTGGGAGGGGAGGTTTACACTGAGCATCTTGGTGGCGCCGGGTCGTTTCTTGGGGCTCTTAGTGAGGGTGACTTTGACAAAGTTGTGGAAGGCAGCCGACCTTGGGAGGAAGAAGGCAAGTTCTGTGGTGAGGGCACCAGAGACCCTCCCCTCAGACCATCACCCCTGgctccaccctccctctccctccttcccatcaACCTCTCCTACCATTTGCCTTTTTCCTTTAGCCTTGGGGGCTGGTAGCCACTCTTGGTCATGAGGAAGAGGACTCTATAAGAGTAGGACAGAATATGGGGTTCAGACTTTCCAGTGGAGGTCAGGCCTCGTGGCTCAAAGGAACCCCAGTAGCACTAAGATCAGCAGAGAGCCAAGTGAGGGACGGAATGAGAACGAGGGTTAGGATTTCCAAGGCATGGGATGCCACTTCTAGGGGATACTGCTTATCGATTACAGAGCTCCTGCAGTCTCGGAGGGAGCCTCAAGATGGTGCTCCCTGTGTCGGGGGCTCCTGGTGTGGAGGGCTGCAGAAAAGGCTTTCTGGGCTgaggggagcctgagggtctCGGATGGAGCTCAGAGCAAGGGGGTGTCTCCTGTAGGGGGTCTTGTGGTGGGGAAGCAGGCTGGGGGCTGGTGTCCAGGGTCAGAGTTGAGTGGGGTCTCTGGGACTAGGGGGACCTGCCCACATCTGCCTACCTGAGAGGGTGCACGTCAAAGAGCGGTGGTTGTAGCTCGGCTAATTCGATGGCTGTGACGCCCAGGGACCAGATGTCACACAGCTCATTGTATCCCCCCTTCAGGGCCACGGCCGCCACTTCTGGAGCCATCCTGGGGGCAGAGACCCTCAGAGAGCCCGGGCTGAcacaggagggggaggggagacttTTTGGGGGGtgtaggagagagagaaggagaacgGGGCATACAGAGAGACAGATGCAGAGAGAAACataaagatggagaaagacagaCATAAAGACGGAGCGAGGtaaaggcagagagacagagacagagagagagggaggcaaaCGTGGACAGATATGGAAAGACAGAGAGATCGGGATAAAAATCAACACAAACACTGAGAGGAACAGGTGGAGGGGGCACAGGGAGCCCTAGGTAAATGGAAAACTCAACAGGGAGCCCAAGAGAAGACAGAACGTTCAACAGAGCAAGGTAGAGGCAGGGCAAAAAGCCAGGACGGAGATTCCCAGAGATCCAGGCTGGGAAAAGCCACTGCCCCCTGTACCACCCCTAGCTGCCAGCCAGGCACCCCTCACCAGTAGGGTGTCCCAATGAAAGAGAGGCGTCGAGCCAGCGTTGCCCCGATCTGGGCCGAGATACCAAAGTCAGctagaggcagagggagagacatagtgacctcccctgcccccttggGCCCCCAGCCAGTCCCCCTCCAGACCCCCACCAGCCACACTCACCCAGTCTGACCTCCCCAGCATCGTTGATGAGGATGTTGGCTCCCTGGGGAAGAGGGGGCGGTTAGAGGCTGTCAGAGATACCCCCCAAGTCCAATGCTGCAGCCACTCCCTGGTCCCACACCACCCTGAGCCCTCCAAGCACCACTCCCATATCCTGGGCTCCCCAGCCACCAAGGCCACCTTTCTGCCCCTAGACCACCTTGATGTCCCGGTGTATCTTCTTCTGTGAGTGCAGATAGGCCAGtccctggggaggagggtggacaCGGGGGCTGTGAGTGTCCGGGGGCTGGAGCAGGGCCCTGCCCCTACCCAAGCCCACAGAGCATCTCCTCACCTGGAGCACTTCCCGGCAGACATAGCTGATCTGGAGCTCTGACAGGGGGCCTGTCACTGCAAAGGTCACCCCGGTGCGGTGTTGGGTGCGGGCCAGGCCCCTGGCTGCCACCCACACCAGCTGAGAGGGTGCCACATAGGGAGGGGGAAACAGGATGGGACAAGTAGGGGGAGGAGGCAAAGGGGTGGTCAGCAACAGAGAGAGGGGCAGCGATGCAGGGAaccagaggctggagggagagagattcattcaacagatatttaccgcgtgtctactgtgtgccagccacgGCGGCAGGCACCGGGGATACAGCTGTGGACAGAAGAGGCAGagattcctgccctcatggagagaACATTCCGGTGGGGGAGATGGACAGTAGACAAGATAAACAGGTAAGATATACAGTACGCGAGATGCTAATAAatagtaagaagaaaaataaagcaagaaaagacAACAGGAAATATGTGTGGGAAGGGGTATGACATTTTACACAGGGTGATCAACCCTGAGAAGGTGACGGGGGTGAACATGggagcagcaagtgcaaaggcccggaGGCAGGAGAGTGCCTGGTGGGTCTGGAAAGCAGTAAAGTGGATGGAGCGGAGATGAGGTGTGTCCGCTTGGGGTGTGCCAGTGGGGGTCAGACTTGTGGGCTGTGATGAGAAATTTGGGCTTGGCTTTGGAGGGAACTGGAAGGCATGGGAGGGCTCTGAGCAGGGGGTGATGTcactttgtaaaatgaggaaaggcagagagagatagggagagagacagagagagaaagagaatcagGAACAGACCCAAattgaggcagagaaagaaagacatgGTCAGAGAACAAAAAGTGGGAAAACAGACACggtgagaaagagagacacaaagaGGTGAAGAGGATACACTAGACACAGACAGTAGACAGAGGGGTCAGAGACCAGGTCTGATGGGCTGGCGGGGTAAGTCACTTCctctctgtgggcctcagtttccccctctgagGACTTCTTAATGAAGTCCTTCCTTCCTGGCATTTGAGGTCTGAGGCTGGAGGGAGACCGGGAGATGGTCAAAGATAGAGGTGAGCATCAGAAATCTCGAAGTGATCAGAGGCCCACCCCGCCCACACCCTCCAATGCTCCGAGAGAGTGAAAAGCAGGCTAAGAGAATCAGAAATGCATTCACTATTAAATGAACATGTGGGCACTGATGATGAGCCAGAAATGCAGAAATACTCAAACACATGAATACACcttggtgagaaaatgcagacacGGGGAAGATGGGGCAGGGGAAGTAGAGGGGATCATTGCATGCAGAAAGACTGGGGCTGGACTCTCAGGTCCTGGAGGACAGGGCGCAGGGCCCGCTCGGTCACCACAGTATCCCCAGCATcatccaggccaggccaggcccagaGGAGAGGCTGGCTCACTGTGTGAAATATGGACCGTAAAGACAGTCCCAGGAGACACAAAGGCAGAGAGACAGGACAGGCGAATTGGGGGGGCAGGGGCTACCTGGATCCCCTTGCCCTTCCTCTCACCTTGGTAGATGTCCTGGAGAGAACCAGCCCCACAGAATTCCATGCAGATCCAGAGCTTCTGCAGCCTATAACAGTTCAAGAGCAACACTAATAACAGCAGTAATAAATTATTACAGGGTACCTCCTGGCTCACTGTCCATCTTATTCTAGTTCAACAAGAACTTTAATGTAAGAGCTGTCATCTCTCTACTGCCCACTACAGTGagatcatcccattttacagatggggaagttgaggctcagagaggaaataTATGTTTAGGGTCAATTGGAATGGAACCCAGGTCTTTGGGCTCCTGACCCATGGCATCCTCTGTCGTCCCATGCTAACCTAGGAGACAGGGTAGAGACCTCACAGGTTGTGGAAGTTCGGAGGGGACAGAGGATGCTAGGATACCAGGTCTGGGGGACAGAGGACATTATTGGGGCATCTGGGATATTAATTTGGGGGTCAGGGAATTTAGGGGTTCGtattaaaggaaatgaaagtgaAACTAGGGGACCCGAAGGGCAAGATGATGAAAGATTAGTTTTAGGGGACTTGGTTTCAGGTTTGGTTACTATGAAGGGATCAGTTTGGTGGACCCCTAGTCAGAAATGGGAGTTATTTATTGGAGATTAGATTTGGGGGTGCTCTGGTCAAAAAAGTGGGACTTTGGGCTCGGGACCAAGTTAGGAGTGCCCCAGTTAAAAATGGGGGTCCAGGATTAGAGGTCAGGTTAGGGGGTACCCTGGTCAGGAATGGGAGCTCGCGGGtaggggctgggctgggtgtcAGGGCAGGTCTGAGGCTCATCACCAGAGATAACTCCCATGGTAGGCAACGATGTTGGCGTGCCGACAAGTTTTCAAGATGAGGATTTCCTTCTGAAGTGTGGAAACATCATCGTCTGCAAGGAGGGGCAGAAGAGAAAAGGCTGCTACAGGGAGGGAGTATGGGGGAGATCCCAGTGTCCCAGGAGGTGCGCGTGTGGGGAAGAAGCTCCTGAGGTTCTCTCCTCACCAGGCTCCATCTTCACCATCTTCAATGCCACCAGGTCCCCCGTCACCTTGTCTCGAGCCTTGTAAAGGGGAAGTTGGCAGTCAGGCGGGCTCCATTCGCCTGAGTTCCTCCTCAGCATCCCTGAACCAAAGCCAAGGACTGGGACCCTCTCACATCCCCTTCCCTTCTTGGGCCTCACCCCAAAGGTCACCGGTTTGAGGGTGCTGGAGAAGGAGGGGGTTCCTCACCTTGAAGACTTCCCCATAGGTGCCGCCACCCAGCCGCTGTAGCAGGTCATAGTGGTCCCGGGGATCCCTATTAAAGATGTCAGGGTCCACGAAGTCCATTCCTGGGGCCCGGAGCTGGGCCTGCGCCCAGGGGCCAGCAGGGCCTCAGGGCTCGGAATGCTgtcacctccctccttccccacacgCCCTGCACCCGCCTTGCCTCCACCGGCTgtggcctcccccctccccactctcgCTTCCTGCCCCAGCACAGAGCTGTGCAGCTGGCTCCACCCCCTGTCCCCTGGGCCCTAAGAGCCTGTGAGGGGCAGCTTGCCTTGGGACCCAGGGGACCCCCCCCTCCACTTCCAGGGCCCTGGGCTGCATGTAAACCAGATGCAAACTATCTTAATTGTGACCTGGAGGGGTGCCCTAACACTCCCTCCCCCGTTCTGGGCGGCAGCAAAAAACTACAGTTGAACCTCTGCTGAGTGCTTGAGTGCTGGGCCACAACTCGGAGATGGCAGGTCTGCACAGAGATGGCCATGCAATATATATCACTGCTCACCGGGGGCACATACATGCACTTAGTGGTAACCTCCTGTGCAGTGCGAAGACCAGTCAACATGCAAATGCCTGGATATCCGTGTGCACATATGTGGATGTACCCAGAGCATATACGTGTGACACATGCATGTGTATTCATGCCTGCAGTGTGCAGAATCTGTTCACACATCTCATGACGGCACACACGGGGCACTCGCTTTCACCCACAAAACGAGCCGGGGGGGTCCAGGAACCCCCTCACCCCGCCCCTGCCGGGCAGAGAACAACGGCTTTGCGGGCCGCTACCCCCGGCGTTAGGATGGAGTGCGAGGAGCTCAGGATCCTGCCTCAGGGGCCGAGGCCTGGGCCAAAGGGGACCTCAGAGAGCACATTCCTCGGGACTTGGCCACGGCCCAAAAGGAATCTATCTAACACGTGCATTCCAACACAGTTTTGAGTTCACGGCCGCGCGCAACGCGACGTGGGTGCAAGCCGCCAGGAAACAGTCTCCTTCACTGGGAGTTCCCGCGCACTTCCCACGGACTGGAACTGGACACGCGAGGCCCCGGAAAAGCTTAGCCCCGCCTCCTCGCCTCTAGAGGCGCCTGCGCACTGGGCTAGACTAGGTCTTTTCTCGCG
Proteins encoded in this region:
- the MAP4K1 gene encoding mitogen-activated protein kinase kinase kinase kinase 1, which codes for MDFVDPDIFNRDPRDHYDLLQRLGGGTYGEVFKARDKVTGDLVALKMVKMEPDDDVSTLQKEILILKTCRHANIVAYHGSYLWLQKLWICMEFCGAGSLQDIYQVTGPLSELQISYVCREVLQGLAYLHSQKKIHRDIKGANILINDAGEVRLADFGISAQIGATLARRLSFIGTPYWMAPEVAAVALKGGYNELCDIWSLGVTAIELAELQPPLFDVHPLRVLFLMTKSGYQPPRLKEKGKWSAAFHNFVKVTLTKSPKKRPGATKMLSHQLVSQPGLNRGLIVDLLDKLRNPGKGAPVGEIEDEEPELPPAIPRRIRSTHRSSSLGIPDADCCRRHMEFRKLRGMESRPTADTVRLQPPGDFRSSSPRRHLSESDDDYDDVDIPTPAEDTPPPLPPKPKFRSPSDEGPGGTGDEGQLSPGVLVRCASGPPPRTPHLGPPPATRSPHLTAHSEPSLWNPAPREPDQPPLLPPKKEKMKRKGCALLVKLFNGCPLRIHSTAAWTHPSTKDQHLLLGAEEGIFILNRNDQEATLEMLFSSRTTWVYSINNVLMSLSGKTPHLYSHSILGLLERKEARAGSPIAHISPHRLLARKNMVSTKIQDTKGCRACCVAEGTSSGGPFLCGALETSVVLLQWYQPMNKFLLVRQVLFPLPTPLPVFALLTGPGSELPAVCIGVSPGRPAKSVLFHTVRFGALSCWLGEMSTEHKGPVQVTQVEEDKVMVLMDGSLKLVTPEGAPVRGLRTPEIPMTEAVEAVAMVGGRLQAFWKHGVQVWALGSDQLLQELRDPTLTFRLLGSPRPVVVETRPADDPTAPSNLYIQE